The Macaca fascicularis isolate 582-1 chromosome 1, T2T-MFA8v1.1 genome includes a window with the following:
- the FLVCR1 gene encoding choline/ethanolamine transporter FLVCR1 isoform X2 — protein sequence MARPDDEEGAAVAPGHPLAKGYLPLPRGAPAGKESVEPQNGPKAGTFPVNGAPRDSLAAASGVLGGPQTPLAAEEETQARLLPAGAGAETPGAESTPLPRTALSPRRFVVLLIFSLYSLVNAFQWIQYSIISNVFGGFYGVTLLHIDWLSMVYMVAYVPLIFPATWLLDTRGLRLTALLGSGLNCLGAWIKCGSVQQHLFWVTMLGQCLCSVAQVFILGLPSRIASVWFGPKEVSTACATAVLGNQLGTAVGFLLPPVLVPNTQNDTNLLAYNISTMFYGTSAVATLLFILTAIGHSSKARLPPPVTESSRLGLSLEAVSQNQLQAAIISLEEALGRIQRDSEKDNRHPNSTRSDRVKGRGGFAT from the exons ATGGCGCGGCCAGACGATGAGGAGGGGGCGGCGGTGGCGCCCGGACACCCGCTCGCGAAAGGATACCTCCCGTTGCCGAGGGGCGCGCCAGCTGGGAAGGAGAGCGTGGAGCCGCAGAACGGGCCCAAAGCGGGCACCTTCCCGGTGAACGGGGCCCCCCGGGACAGCCTCGCTGCCGCCTCGGGAGTTCTGGGCGGGCCTCAGACTCCGCTGGCTGCAGAAGAGGAGACCCAGGCCCGGCTGCTGCCTGCGGGCGCCGGAGCGGAGACCCCGGGGGCCGAGAGCACCCCGCTGCCCCGGACGGCGCTCTCCCCGCGGCGATTCGTGGTGCTCCTGATCTTCAGCCTGTACTCGCTGGTAAACGCCTTTCAGTGGATTCAGTACAGCATCATCAGCAACGTCTTCGGGGGCTTCTACGGCGTCACCTTGCTGCACATCGACTGGCTGTCCATGGTGTACATGGTGGCCTACGTGCCCCTCATCTTCCCGGCCACCTGGCTGCTGGACACCAGAGGCCTGCGGCTCACCGCCCTGCTGGGCTCCGGCCTCAACTGCCTGGGTGCCTGGATCAAGTGCGGCAGTGTGCAGCAGCATCTCTTCTGGGTCACCATGTTGGGCCAGTGCCTGTGCTCCGTGGCCCAGGTGTTCATCCTGGGCTTGCCCTCCCGCATCGCCTCAGTGTGGTTTGGGCCCAAAGAGGTGTCCACAGCTTGTGCCACCGCCGTGCTGGGCAATCAG CTTGGAACTGCAGTTGGCTTTTTGCTACCACCAGTTTTAGTACCCAACACACAGAATGACACAAATCTCCTGGCTTATAATATCAGCACCATGTTTTATGGAACATCAGCTGTTgccacacttttatttattttaacagcaATTG GCCACTCCAGCAAAGCACGGCTGCCACCACCCGTCACTGAGTCCTCTCGTCTGGGCCTGTCTCTTGAAGCAGTCAGTCAAAATCAGCTGCAAGCAGCCATCATCAGTTTGGAAGAAGCTTTGGGAAG GAtacaaagagactcagaaaaGGACAACAGACATCCTAACAGTACAAGATCAGATAGagtgaaaggaagaggaggattTGCAACTTAA